The genome window CCCACTTctccgtccccatccccacccccacgtcccctgtccccctgtccccaggtcCCCATCCCTTGTCCTTACGTCCCCATCTCTGTCCCCATGACccactgtccccatccccacgtccccaggTCTccacgtccccgtccccgtccccatccccatgtccccacatctCCGTGTCCCCGtctctgtccccatccccacgtccccatccccacgttcccatccccacatccccatccccacgtccccatctccatccccacgtccccacgtCTCTGTGTCCCCAGGTCTCCATGTCCCcaggtccccatccctgtccccatctccaTGTCCCCACGTCtccgtgtccccatccccacgtccccatgtcTCCATGTCCCCaggtccccatccccacgtccccaggTCTCCAtgtccccatctccatccccatgtccccatgtctctgtgtccccatccctgtccccatccccacgtccccaggtccccccgtccccatccccacgtccccatccccgtccccatccccacgtccccaggTCTccatgtccccacgtccccatccccatccccacgtccccatctccatccccatgtccccacatctccatgtccccatccctgtccccatccccatccccacgtccccatgtcTCCATGTCCCCaggtccccatccccacgtccccaggTCTCCAcgtccccccgtccccatccccccgtccccccgcccccaccctTGCGCAGGAAGGGGCCGCGCCGCAGGTCGAGGATGAAGAGGGGGGAGAGGCTGAAGTTGCTCATGCGGTTGCGGCTCATGGCGGCGAAGGAAGCGTTGGCCACCACCGCGTCCAGCGCCCCTGCGCTCAGGTCCCGGCCCAGGAAGGCGCAGAGGCGTTCCACGCTGCCACGCAAGtcctgggggggacacggggacgtgggggggacacggggatgtggggacaccagggatgtgggggggacacggggacgtgggggggacacggggacatggggacaccagggatgtgggggggacacggggatgtgggggggacacggggacatggggacaccagggatgtgggggggacacggggacgtgggggggacaccagggacatggggacaccagggatgtgggggggacacggggatgtggggacaccagggatgtgggggggacacggggacgtgggggggacacggggatgtggggacacggggacgtgggggggacacggggacatggggacaccagggatgtgggggggacacggggatgtgggggggacacggggacatggggacaccagggatgtgggggggacacggggacgtgggggggacacggggacatggggacaccagggatgtgggggggacacggggatgtgggggggacacggggacatggggacaccagggatgtgggggggacacggggacgtgggggggacaccagggacatggggacaccagggatgtgggggggacacggggatgtggggacaccagggatgtgggggggacacggggacgtggggggacccggggatgtggggacacggggacgtgggggggacacggggacatggggacaccagggatgtgggggggacacggggatgtggggacaccagggatgtggggggggacatggggacgtgggggggacacggggacgtgggggggacacggggacgtggggacaccagggatgtggggggggacacggggacgtgggggggacacggggacgtggggacaccaaggatgtggggggggacacggggatgtgggggggacacggggacgtgggggggacatggggacatggggacgacatggggacgtggggacaccagggacgtgggggggacacgggggggacacgctGCTGTGTAGGTCATgccagggacacggggggggggccACGCACTGGGACAGAGgggcatggggaggggggacacagacacacggggtgggggggacacggggggggacacggggggggccggacctgctgcagctcctcgTAGCTGATGCAGAAAAAGTTCTCGCGGCCGCGCAGCTCCAGCCACCCCCGGACGTGATCGAACCAGGACCCGaagggcactggggggggggggggggggggggagctggcacccagtgggggcgggggggacacacacgacacaggccccacagcccccaccccctccaCAAACACTCGTGACCCCCCCAAAAGCCTGGAGgctcctgtgccccccccccatggccccattgccaccccccagcccccccgtgGTGCCCCCCCGACACCCCACAACCCCCCTGACACCCCATAACCCCCCAtggtgcccccccagccccactgccccccccagccccccatggTGCCCCCCCTTGACACTCTATagccccccatggcccccctgacaccccataacccccccatggccccccccaacaccccataACCCCCCAcggtgccccccccagcccccccatggtgccccccccaacaccccataACCCCCGATggtgcccccccagtgcccccccatgGTGCCCCCCAACACCCTATAACCCCCCCATGGTGCCCCCCCACGgttcccccccccaacaccccataACCCCCGATggtgcccccccagtgcccccccatgGTGCCCCCCCAcggtccccccccccaacaccccataaccccccatggtgcccccccagtgcccctcccagcccccccatggtgcccccccaacaccccataaccccccatggtgcccccctgcccccccacggtgccccccaacaccccataacccccccacggtgccccccccaacaccccataacccccccccccggtgcccccccatGGTGCCCCCCAACACCCCATAACCCCCCCCCACGgtgccctcccagtgcccctcccagcccccccacggtgccccccaacaccccataacccccccccacggtgcccccccagtgcccctcccagcccccccacggtgccccccaacaccccataaccccccccaaccccccctgcccccccccccccagaccgtCTCCCTCCAGGAACTTCTCCAGAAACTGCTCCAGGCTCCCGGGGTCCTTGTACGGCCGGAAAATTTGGGAAAAATGGTAAAGGGACACCAGGACGTCCTTGGGGTTCCTCACCGTGTAGAtcacctggggagggggggggtgacCCCCAAAAAGTGGGTCCCACGCACGAGGACACCCCGACCTCCCCCAAATTCCGAACCTGACCTTGGCCTTGGAGGTGAAAAAGGATTTTGGGAAGAGCTGGACGGGGAGGTGGGAGCTGATGAGTCGGGGTCGGGGGTTCCCCCGCGCCCGCCGCAGCCCCAGCACCGTCTCCAGCCAGGGACCCCGGTCCCAGTTGGGGACCGAGCGGCACCAGTGGGGGTCCCCGTCGCTGCGGATCAGGCTCAGGATCTCCAGCATCCACACCGTgcctggggggagggagggagggaggggggcgttggggggcctgggggggggcctgggggtcCATTTGGGGTCCCTGAGTGCCTTTGGGGGTCTCTGGGTCCCTTTGGGGGGTCTCTGGGGTCCTTTGGGGGGGGTCTCTGGGGTCCTTGGGGTCCATTTGGGGGTCCCTGAGTGCCTTTGGGGGGTCTCTGGGTCCCTTTGGGGGGTCTCTGGGGTCCCTGGGTGCCTTTGGGGGCGACTGGGGGGTCTCTGGGGTCCTTTGGGGGGGTCTCTGGGGTCCCTGGGTGCCTTTGGGGGTGACTGGGGGGTCTCTGAGTCCCTTTGGGGGGGTCTCTGGGGTCCTTTGGGGGGTTTCTGGGGTCCCTGGGTGCCTTTGGGGGCGACTGGGGGGTCTCTGGGGTCCTTGGGGTCCCTTTGGGGGTCCCTGAGTGCCTTTGGGGGGTCTCTGGGTCCCTTTGGGGGGTCTCTGGGGTCCCTGGGTGCCTTTGGGGGTGACTGGGGGGGTCTCTGGGTCCCTTTGGGGGGTTTCTGGGGTCCCTGGGTGCCTTTGGGGGTGACTGGGGGGTCTCTGGGGTCCTTGGGGTCCCTTTGGGGGTCCCTGAGTGCCTTTGGGGGGTCTCTGGGTCCCTTTGGGGGGGTCTCTGGGTCCCTTTGGGGGGTCTCTGGGGTCCTTTGGGGGGGGTCTCTGGGGTCCTTGGGGTCCATTTGGGGGTCCCTGAGTGCCTTTGGGGGGGTCTCTGGGGTCCTTTGGGGGGGTCTCTGGGGTCCCTGGGTGCCTTTGGGGGCGACTGGGGGGTCTCTGGGGTCCTTTGGGGGGGGTCTCTGGGGTCCTTGGGGTCCCTTTGGGGGTCCCCGAGTGCCTTTGAGGGGgtctctggggtccccagggtcccTTTGGGGGGGGTTTCTGGGGTCCTTGGGGTCCAGTTGGGGGATCTCTGGGGGCATCTCAGGGTCCTTGGGGGGTCCCTGAGTGCCTTTGGGGGGTCTCTGGGGTCCCTTTGGGGGGGGTCTCAGGGGTccttttgggggggtccctgggtcCCTTTGGGGTCTGAGGGATCctttggggggtccctgggtcCCTTTGGGGGCGTCTCAGGGGTCCTGGGGtccttttggggggggtccctgggtcCCTTTGGGGGTCTCTGAGATCTCCTCGGGGTCTTTAAgtccctttgggggggggggtctctgaTGAGTCCCAGGGGTCCCTTTGGGGTTCCCGGGGTCCCTTTGGGGCACatctgggtgccccccaccccaccttGGGACATCCCCTCCCTCCTCGGGGTGCCCCTGTACCCCCCACCCTGCCTTGGGGTgctcctgggtgccccccaccccactttgggtcccccttcccccccccccccacttttgGGTGCTCCTGGctcccctttcttccccccagGACTGCTCctagattccccccccccccaaatttggggtgctgcccccccccctcccactTTGGGGTGCCCccacgcgcccccccacccgATTTCTGGTAGGTGACGTTGAAGACGTCGTCGTCCTCCACGGGGAAATCGCGGGCGGCCTCGAGCCCCCGGGGGGAGTAGAGGAGCCCCGGGAAGGTGACGCCGCCGTGCTGGAAGTACCCCCGCGACATGGCGGGGGGTGTCCACGCACACAGAACCCACGCGGGACCGGGACCTgcgtgggggggtgtgtgtgtgtgtgtgtgtgtgtggagggggatcacgggggggggggggggatcacAGACGGAAGGGGAGGAGCAGAGAGACGGGACCGGCCCCGGAGCTGCCTCCACCCCCCACGCGGGTCCCAGGGGCCCCACGCGGCGCCGCGGCAACGGGTCcgtggggggaagggagggagggagggaaggaagacgCCAGGTCCCgcgggggcggcgcggccccACGCCAAGCAACAGcgtgggggggaaaaaacacgGGGCAGCCGGTGCCCCACGCcgggcttccccccccccccccttcacggcccacccccccctcccccgggtCGCTCCTCCACGGCCACCCCACGCGGGGTTTTGGTCCCACAAGTGTCGTCCCCCACCCCCCGACTGGTTTTCCCCACGGTCACTCCACGCTGGGGGCTGCCACCCCCACCTACTCCCCCCGCGGGTCGCAGTCCCCCGTggacaaaccccccccccccccccccccgtacctgGCAGCACCACGGAGCCGCCGCGATCGCAACGAGCCAGGCCGTGGCGGGCGGGGCCAcgcgtgtgtccccccccacaccccacccgTGGGGCGGCACCGCCCCTGCCCCGCCTTGCGCAACACCCCCCCGACCGGTttctccgccccccccccccccacgcaaacACGGACCCCGCGTGGGGGCTGGatgtgacacccccccccccccccaaaccacgAGGGGGTGGGGAATAAACACCCCCGTGGGGTGACAGGaaattggggagggggaggaggcagacTCGGGGGGTCCCCAAAACCAGGCAGCGACGGGGGGGGTCACGGCGGTTTATTGGGGCTCAGTTCTTGTAGCCCCGGCTGGCGCGACGCCCACGCGCCCGCTCGAACTTCCGCCCCTTGGAGCGCACGTAaggcctgggggggggcacggggggggtcagggggggtCCCCGGCATCCGGGACACCCCCGtaacacccccccaccacccagGAGTCCCCATCAACCCCCCCAAGGACCCCCCAAAAAGCCCAGGACCCCTCCTGTTTCCCAAGGACCCCCAGCACCCGCGGATTCCCCTCCCCTAGGacgccccccaccccaaaacatgACCCCCCCCAAAGAACCCCAACacccagaccccccccaaaagaacccaccccctcccccccggggaccccaaCATCCAGAtcccccccaaacacccacatctccccccccccccactcactTGGTGTGGCTGTGGGGGGTCCCAGGCGCCTTCCCAAAGTGCCGATAAACCTCCCGAGCCTTGCGGGGTCCTGAGTGGGGGGGGCCACAGACACGAAGGGGGTCACCCCACGGCcacggggggggtccccaggggtacggggagggggaggggtcACTCACCAGAGAGCAGGACGGTGCCCTTGCCCTTGGGGGAGGCCATGGCCAACTGGTCGAAGGTCAGGATGGTGCCCCCCGCCCGCAGGATGCGGGTGCGAGCCCCCCGCGTCACCCGCAGGGCGCAGAgctgtgaggaaaaaacccccaaaaaccccaaccgcGGGTGGGGTGAGGACCAGCTGCGCCCCCACGCACGCGCAaatgctggggaccccccctcccGAGCCCCCCCCCGACCCTGACCTTGAGCTTGGGGACGTCCTGGATGCGGATGTCGTCGGTGACGGTGCCCACCACCACGGCCGTCTTGTCCTCCCGCCCCGGCCGCTTCATCATCCGGatctgggggggcgggggggcaaaagtgggggctggaggggggggagcagggctcCAGCTGCACCCCTAAACCCCCCCCAGGCTCCGgctgcacccccaaacccctcccaaGGGAACCCAGGGGGCCTGGCTGCACCCCCGAGGGAACCCCCAGGCTCCGGCTGcacccccaaactcccccccAGGGGTCCGGCTGcacccccaaactcccccccGAAGGGACCCAGAGGGTCCAgctgcacccccaaaccccccccgaGGGGACCCAGAGGGTCCGGCTGCACCCCCGAGGGGACCCCCGGGCTCCAgctgcacccccaaaccccccccgaGGGGACCCAGAGGGTCCGGCTGCACCCCCGAGGGGACCCCCGGGCTCCAGCTGcacccccaaactcccccccGAGGGGACCCAGAGGGTCCGGCtgcacccccaacccccccccccgaggggACCCAAGGGTGCCTCTCCACCCCCTAACACCCTCACCCCGCATTCCAAACTTCATTAAGAGTTTTGGGTGCAAACAGCGGCATTTTGGGGTCCCTCACAGGAAACCGCCCCCTCCCCCGAGTCGCAGAGTGGCGGcgattggggggggggggggggcacacgacaccgggacccccccggaCACTCACCATGCGGGAGAGGGAGAGCGGCGGCCGGTTGGTCCGGCTCATGAAGAGCCGTTTCAGAATCACCTTGTTAAAAGCCGAGTTCGTTCGCCGGGCCAGGAACCGGTAGAGCTGCGGGGAAAAGGAACCaccgggagcggggggggggggggggtcagcacCGGCGGAGACCCCCCCGCtacccccccaccaccacccccggGGGCCCACCTTGACGAGGAGCCGCAGATAAATGTCCTGGCTCTTAGGTTCCCGGCGCCGAACCTTCCGGTCCCGGTTGTGCCGGATATCGATACCCTGAATATGGAACGGGGAGGGTCAGGCCGCCGCTAGGCCTCAGCGGGAACCAACGGGTACCGGACCCGCCACGGCCCCCCCATCACCGCCGCCATAACGCCTCCATCACATCCCCCaggctccctcctgcctcccccggcagcggcggcgccTGCCCGCTCCTCCCCAGAGGCGGATGGCGGCGGATGagcgtgtgtcccccccccccccccgcctgccaGCGCGGACCCACCATAGCGGCGGCTGCAGATGGAGGCAAAGGAAGGAGCGCGCCTGGCGCGGGGGGTTATGGGAGAACGGCGGTCACTTCCGCCCGGTGGCCGGAAGTAGGTGTACGGCGCCGCTCTGCGCGACGCCGCTCGATGGTACGGGAGGACCGCAGCGTCCAATGGGAAGGCGGCGGTGAGCATAGAGGCTGAGTCGGTGGGTAGAGAGTCAGCGGCGTGGAGGAACTTTACGTTTAATTAGCGTTGTTAATTGGGTTGTAAGGCGAGCAGGCAGCGGGAGGGATAGAAGCGGGGTCCCGCCGATGTCCTGGCGCGCGCCACGGCCCCGCCGACCCCCACCCGGACCCGTTACCCCGGGGCTTTTCACGGAAAAGCGGGCCTGCCCTCAGTCAAGATGGCCGCCGAGGCCACGCTCCCAGGCAACCGTTGCCATGGCTCCACCGTTCCTATTGGCTGAAGCGGCTGCTTCGCCGTCCGCGCCCCCAAGACGGCGGCCGTACCCCGCCTGACCCGCAACGCCCTGAAGAAAAATGGCGCCACCCGCGTCTCCCCACAGCGGGGCCGCCCTCAATCAACATGCCGGGGGCGCGAAGGGGCGGGGCGAACGCGGCGACGCCTCTCTCATTGGTTGCGAGCGGAGGGGCTCGGCGCCTCACGATTGGTGGGAAGGACGGGAGGCGGGGAGCACTTCCGGGGCAAGGCGGCCGGAGGGGAGAGAGGGCGACAGCGGCACCGGcgcctggggcgggggggggggcggcggacgcgggcccgggcctgggcctgggcctgggggGGCCGCCCCGGGGCCCTCCCCGATATCGGGGGCCCATGACAGGGTGGGAGCATTGGGGgaacccgggggggggggcggttgTAAGGGTCTGGGAGGGGTGACAACagcccttggggggggggagcaggccccgggggggggagcAGGCCCCGGGGGGGGGAATTCACTCGGGGGGGGAATAGGCCCCGGGGGTATCACCGGCCCCGGGGGAAGCACTCCCAGCCCGTGTGGCTCGGCCCCCCCCGCAGCTCCGCCGCCTCCGGTCCCGCCCCggtccccccccctccttccccgccccccccccccatgggtgTCGGGCGAGGAGAACGGGACGGGCACCTTGCGCAGGTGGGGGGGGGTACCGGGGATGagggggggcaccgggggggtgGAGGGACCGGGGCGGGAGTCTCGGCGATGGGGGGAGCACcgggtgtcccccccaccccgttcccaacccccccccccccaatctccccccccccaggccctggccgagctgcccccccccgccccgatgAACGAGGAGCCGTTGCTGgagggggattttgggggtccCCCAGGCGCGGGGGGGACGCCCCGTTTCCACCTTCGCCTGACTCGGACGGAGCTGCAGATCCAGGGGGGCCCCCCCGGAGCTGGGGGGGTCTTGCGCCTGGCCGACGTGGTGGGCTGCCACACGCTGCgcgccccctccctgcccgccgCTGCTTTCTTCGCCGTCTACGCTTAccccccccgctgccggggGGTTTCGGGGGGGCCCCGGCGGCGTCGTCGAGCCCCCACATTCCGGGTGGACGCGGCCCCCCACTACGAAGGAAACCGGGCGACGGCCGAACGTTGGGCCCGCGCCATCCGCTACCTCGTCCGggggctccccctgcccccccagacCGGTAAGGGGGGGGccagaggggtgggggggtgttagggggacgggggggggacacacacacaggtGTTTGGGCCCCATAGGAATTGGGGGGGTGACCCCCAGGAATGGGGGAAAGGGACCCAGGAATTGGGGAAGGGACCCcaggaattgggggggggggcaggaattGGGGAACCCCCCCAGGAATTGGGGGGGGCAGGAATTGGGGAACCCCCCCAGGAATTGGGGAACCCCCCCAGGAATTGGGGGGCCCCCCCATgccgtggggatgggggggacacccaAGTTTCTGTACAACCCCCCCCAGGGATGGGACCCAGATATCGGGGACTCCTAGGGATGGGTGGGAAtttggggggacccccccccagggatgaggaggggacCCAGCCATCCGGGgtgctccccacccccccccagaggggacccccccacccgTGGGGCCGGTCCCGGCAGGTGGAACGAGTCCGGCCCGAAAGGCTgcgggttgggggggggggtggggtggggcgGGCGCCGCCCCGACGCCGGGGTCCCCTCGGGGTacggcggggggaggggggggacacacacccgGACATTGGGGATCCCCTTTGGGTCTCTGCGGTGGGGACCCAggtgtttgtttgggggggctCCAGGGAGGGCcccagggatttggggggggtctctgggtttgggggggtccccagatGGGAGCTCAGGCACGTGGGGGGGTCTCTGGGATGGGGCcccagggatttgggggggtctcTGGGATTGGGGGGCTTCCCCAGATGGGAACCCTGGGGTCTCTGGGATGGGGCcccagggatttgggggggtctctgggtttgggggggtccccagatGGGAACCCTGGGGTCTCTGGGATGGGAGcccagggatttgggggggggtccccagatGGGAGCTCAGGCACGTGGGGGAGTCTCTGGGATGGGGCcccagggatttgggggggtctcTGGGTTTGGGGGGATCCCCAGATGGGAACCCTGGGGTCTCCAGAAAGGGCcccagggatttggggggggtctctgggtttgggggggggtccccagatGGGAGCTCGGGCACATGGGGGGGTCTCTGGGGTGAGGCTCCAGGTGTCCGGGGGGTCTCTGAGATGGGGTCtctggggattttgggggggggtgtccctgggattggggggtgtccctgggatTGGGGGGGTTCCCACACATCCGGGGGGGGGTCTCCATCCCGCAGAAATCCTGCCggagccgcggcggcggcggctgctgctgctgctgaacccGTTTGGGGGCCGGGGCCAGGCCCTGAGCTGGTGCCAGAGCCACGTCCTGCCCATGATCACCGAGGCCGACATCAGCTTCAACCTCATCCAGACCGGtgaggggggtttgggggggccgggggggtttgggggggctgggggggggggggttggggggctcagggggggctgggaggggggccgggaggggggTGCCAGACAGCAGCTATAGGGGTTGGCAGGACATAGTGGGGGGTTGGaggagggggggctgggggattggggggggctgggaggggggtaggggggttttgggggtccctggagggtttgggggtccccgggggtCGTGGCTgatattccccccccccagaacgGGCAAACCACGCGCGGGAGCTGGTGACGGGGATCAGCCTGGACGAGTGGGACGGGATCGTCACCGTCTCGGGGGACGGGCTCCTCTACGA of Grus americana isolate bGruAme1 unplaced genomic scaffold, bGruAme1.mat scaffold_634, whole genome shotgun sequence contains these proteins:
- the RPL18 gene encoding 60S ribosomal protein L18, with the protein product MGIDIRHNRDRKVRRREPKSQDIYLRLLVKLYRFLARRTNSAFNKVILKRLFMSRTNRPPLSLSRMIRMMKRPGREDKTAVVVGTVTDDIRIQDVPKLKLCALRVTRGARTRILRAGGTILTFDQLAMASPKGKGTVLLSGPRKAREVYRHFGKAPGTPHSHTKPYVRSKGRKFERARGRRASRGYKN
- the SULT2B1 gene encoding sulfotransferase 2B1 codes for the protein MSRGYFQHGGVTFPGLLYSPRGLEAARDFPVEDDDVFNVTYQKSGTVWMLEILSLIRSDGDPHWCRSVPNWDRGPWLETVLGLRRARGNPRPRLISSHLPVQLFPKSFFTSKAKVIYTVRNPKDVLVSLYHFSQIFRPYKDPGSLEQFLEKFLEGDVPFGSWFDHVRGWLELRGRENFFCISYEELQQDLRGSVERLCAFLGRDLSAGALDAVVANASFAAMSRNRMSNFSLSPLFILDLRRGPFLRKGISGDWKNHLTAEQSARFDRVYRERVAGLGVTFPWDPPSQPPPALSPPPGTPRDPPEEETPPHAWGPRGSSCPSPPPQHPPH